In one Chitinophaga sancti genomic region, the following are encoded:
- a CDS encoding outer membrane lipoprotein carrier protein LolA: MRRWIIALIMMCGVAQANAQQHPGYKPVADIAGFKQQFAAASRQTQSIQCDFVQEKNLSMLADKITSKGKFWFKKENKVRMEYNTPSYYLLVMNGKDIKTKDGQKESHVSTKGNKLFEQINKITVDCVQGNVVDNAAFKTNILENGTGYLLEMTPVNKQLAQYFKTIVLLVDKKDLTVNKIEMYEAGGDNTTISFLHKQLNVNIPDATFAAK; encoded by the coding sequence ATGCGTAGATGGATAATAGCATTGATTATGATGTGTGGTGTGGCGCAGGCAAATGCCCAACAACATCCGGGATACAAACCGGTAGCAGATATAGCTGGTTTCAAACAGCAGTTTGCCGCTGCCTCCCGTCAGACACAGTCTATACAATGTGACTTCGTGCAGGAAAAGAACCTGAGCATGCTGGCAGACAAGATCACCTCCAAAGGCAAGTTCTGGTTTAAGAAAGAGAATAAGGTAAGAATGGAGTACAATACGCCATCGTACTACCTGCTGGTGATGAATGGCAAAGACATAAAGACCAAAGATGGTCAGAAAGAAAGCCATGTATCTACCAAGGGCAACAAGCTGTTCGAACAGATCAACAAGATCACGGTGGATTGTGTACAGGGCAATGTTGTAGACAATGCAGCATTCAAAACTAATATCCTGGAGAACGGCACCGGCTACCTGCTGGAAATGACACCAGTAAATAAGCAGCTGGCGCAGTACTTTAAAACCATCGTACTGCTGGTAGATAAGAAAGATCTGACTGTGAATAAGATTGAGATGTATGAAGCAGGTGGTGATAATACCACCATCAGTTTCCTGCACAAACAACTGAATGTAAATATACCGGATGCGACCTTTGCTGCTAAATAG
- a CDS encoding NAD(P)/FAD-dependent oxidoreductase has protein sequence MREKVDVLVIGAGPSGTVAASIIKQAGYSVKIVEKLQFPRFVIGESLLPRSMEALEEAKFIDAVKAQGFQQKSGAKFVKGDRICDFTFKEQYTKGWDWTWQVTRADFDKALADAVEAMGVPVCYNTTVTNIEFSGSDSVTTVEEADGKKYEIEARFIVDGSGYGRVIPRLFNLEKNSDLQPRKALFAHTVDVNRAQYDEPNRITAVVHRPGTWIWIIPFSSGNTSVGFVSDPSFHSEFAGTPEEQFRAMLAAEPYTRERFKDVELVFEPRILESWSATTDKFYGEGFVLTGNVTEFLDPIFSSGVTLACVSAQTASKLVIRKLKGEAVDWEKEYMQPTLQGVNTFRSYVMAWYEGTLDKIFFAKNIQQDVKNQICSVLAGYVWDESNPYVQNHEKGLQRLARTIELIEKIEEEGKNL, from the coding sequence ATGAGAGAAAAAGTAGACGTACTGGTCATTGGTGCCGGTCCTTCCGGAACTGTAGCTGCTTCTATCATTAAGCAGGCAGGCTATTCTGTGAAAATCGTCGAGAAATTGCAGTTTCCCCGTTTTGTGATCGGGGAGAGTTTGTTGCCCCGCAGTATGGAAGCGCTGGAAGAAGCAAAGTTCATCGATGCGGTAAAGGCACAGGGTTTCCAGCAGAAGTCTGGTGCCAAGTTCGTGAAGGGCGACAGGATCTGTGATTTTACTTTCAAAGAACAATATACAAAGGGTTGGGATTGGACCTGGCAGGTAACCAGGGCTGATTTCGATAAGGCACTGGCTGATGCCGTTGAAGCGATGGGGGTGCCGGTATGTTATAATACCACTGTTACTAATATTGAATTCAGTGGCTCCGATTCTGTTACCACAGTAGAAGAAGCTGATGGCAAAAAGTATGAGATCGAAGCCCGTTTTATAGTAGATGGAAGTGGCTATGGTAGGGTGATTCCACGCCTCTTTAACCTGGAAAAGAATTCTGATTTACAACCACGCAAGGCATTGTTTGCCCACACGGTAGATGTAAACAGGGCACAATACGATGAACCCAACCGCATCACCGCGGTGGTGCACAGACCGGGTACCTGGATCTGGATCATTCCATTCAGTTCCGGTAATACCTCTGTAGGTTTTGTGAGCGATCCTTCTTTCCACAGTGAGTTTGCAGGTACACCGGAAGAGCAATTCCGTGCTATGCTGGCGGCAGAACCTTATACCAGGGAGCGTTTTAAAGATGTAGAGCTGGTATTTGAGCCACGTATCCTGGAATCCTGGTCTGCTACGACAGATAAGTTCTATGGCGAAGGATTTGTATTGACTGGTAACGTGACCGAGTTCCTGGATCCAATATTCTCATCAGGTGTAACTTTGGCCTGCGTGTCTGCACAAACAGCGTCCAAACTGGTGATCCGCAAGCTGAAAGGCGAAGCTGTAGACTGGGAAAAGGAATATATGCAGCCTACCCTGCAGGGCGTAAATACCTTCCGTTCATATGTGATGGCATGGTATGAGGGAACTTTGGATAAGATCTTCTTTGCAAAAAATATTCAGCAGGATGTGAAGAACCAGATCTGCTCTGTACTGGCGGGTTATGTATGGGATGAAAGCAATCCGTATGTACAGAACCACGAGAAGGGATTACAGCGGCTGGCACGTACCATTGAACTGATTGAGAAGATAGAAGAAGAAGGTAAAAATCTTTAA
- a CDS encoding beta-ketoacyl-[acyl-carrier-protein] synthase family protein — protein sequence MRNVYVAADNIFSPLGSTTAENFAQVCNGQSGIRLHDDPAFSPGPFHAAMFAPGQLNMPAFTRFEQMLIRSVQQVLDQASVDINDGRTAFIVSTTKGNIELLEEQQNPVMAEMELSHTARKVANHFGYTADPIVVSNACISGLLAILTARRLILSGRYDQAIVTGADVLTKFVLSGFQSFQAVSPEPCKPFDASRKGVTLGEGAATVLLTIRDMGIRVGAGAVTNDANHISGPSRTGAELSYAMGQALKGTGVTPSDIGFVSAHGTATMYNDEMESKALHLAGLLDIPVNSLKGYYGHTLGAAGLIESIIGMQALQQDTVIPTLGFETLGVSQPVLINNQITYKPMQHFLKTVSGFGGCNAAMVFSK from the coding sequence ATGAGGAATGTGTATGTAGCGGCAGATAATATCTTTTCTCCGCTGGGCAGTACGACAGCTGAAAATTTTGCACAGGTATGCAATGGGCAGAGCGGGATCCGCCTGCATGATGATCCGGCTTTTTCGCCGGGTCCTTTTCATGCTGCCATGTTTGCACCCGGACAGCTGAATATGCCTGCCTTTACACGTTTTGAACAGATGCTGATCCGTTCTGTACAGCAGGTGTTAGATCAGGCCAGTGTAGATATTAACGATGGACGTACTGCGTTCATCGTATCTACTACCAAAGGAAATATCGAACTGCTGGAAGAACAGCAAAACCCTGTGATGGCGGAAATGGAGTTATCCCATACTGCCCGCAAGGTAGCTAATCACTTTGGTTATACAGCTGATCCGATTGTGGTCAGCAATGCCTGTATCTCCGGTTTGCTGGCGATCCTTACGGCCCGTAGGCTGATCCTGTCAGGAAGGTATGATCAGGCAATAGTAACGGGAGCAGATGTACTGACGAAGTTTGTATTGTCCGGTTTCCAGTCATTTCAGGCAGTAAGCCCGGAGCCCTGCAAGCCATTTGATGCTTCCCGTAAAGGCGTAACATTGGGAGAAGGGGCTGCTACTGTGCTGCTAACTATTCGGGATATGGGTATCCGGGTGGGTGCAGGTGCAGTAACAAACGATGCCAACCACATATCAGGGCCCAGCCGTACAGGCGCAGAACTGAGTTATGCGATGGGGCAGGCACTGAAAGGTACAGGTGTAACGCCATCGGATATAGGATTTGTATCTGCACATGGTACAGCTACTATGTATAATGATGAGATGGAGTCCAAGGCCTTGCATCTCGCAGGTTTGCTGGACATACCAGTGAATAGTCTGAAAGGATACTATGGACATACCCTGGGTGCTGCCGGCCTGATAGAATCAATTATCGGCATGCAGGCATTACAGCAGGATACCGTGATCCCTACCCTGGGATTTGAAACACTGGGTGTAAGTCAGCCGGTGTTAATCAATAATCAGATAACCTACAAACCAATGCAGCATTTCCTGAAAACAGTGTCGGGATTTGGAGGGTGTAATGCTGCGATGGTATTTTCTAAATAG
- a CDS encoding LpxL/LpxP family acyltransferase, whose translation MASWEGKSKGNKLGYSIFIGTLRYGGVLPAYILLRFVAAYYFLFSYSSSRPIFQYFHTKVGYGWWRSLWSVYRNYYVFGQVLIDKVIVMSGLSNKFTFEFEGEQYLREITTAGKGGIMLSAHLGNWEVAGHLFTRLQTRINIVMFDGEHERIKKYLSSITGERNVNIIVIKDDLSHIYAINEALSNQELVCMHADRFLAGNKTVNATFMGQEASFPAGPFLLAATFRVPVSLVFAFKETNTHYHLYATPPHAYHGRRRQGVELAVQDFVRELEGMVKKYPEQWFNYYDFWEQPKNN comes from the coding sequence ATGGCTTCCTGGGAGGGAAAGTCCAAGGGGAATAAACTGGGGTACAGCATCTTTATTGGAACATTACGTTATGGAGGCGTATTGCCTGCCTACATTTTATTAAGGTTTGTAGCCGCATATTATTTCTTATTTTCCTATAGTTCATCTCGCCCTATTTTTCAATATTTTCATACGAAGGTAGGTTATGGCTGGTGGAGGTCATTGTGGAGTGTGTACAGGAATTACTATGTATTCGGGCAGGTACTGATCGATAAGGTCATTGTCATGTCCGGATTGTCTAATAAATTTACCTTTGAGTTCGAGGGGGAGCAATACCTCCGGGAGATCACCACGGCGGGGAAGGGCGGTATTATGCTCAGTGCCCACCTGGGTAACTGGGAGGTAGCGGGTCACCTGTTCACGAGGTTGCAGACCCGTATTAATATTGTGATGTTTGACGGTGAGCATGAGCGGATCAAAAAGTACTTATCCAGTATAACGGGAGAGCGTAATGTAAATATCATTGTTATTAAGGATGATTTGTCGCACATTTACGCCATCAATGAAGCGCTGAGCAATCAGGAGCTGGTATGCATGCATGCGGACCGGTTTCTGGCAGGTAATAAAACGGTGAATGCCACTTTTATGGGGCAGGAAGCCAGTTTTCCGGCAGGACCATTTCTGCTGGCAGCCACCTTCAGGGTACCGGTATCACTGGTTTTTGCATTTAAGGAGACCAATACCCATTACCACCTCTATGCTACGCCACCCCATGCATATCATGGCAGGCGCCGGCAGGGGGTAGAACTGGCTGTACAGGACTTTGTGCGGGAGCTGGAAGGTATGGTGAAGAAGTATCCTGAGCAATGGTTTAATTATTACGATTTCTGGGAACAGCCTAAAAACAATTAA
- a CDS encoding acyl-CoA thioesterase, whose translation MYPTLTEKANILVRFNEADPLGIVWHGHYIRYFEDGREAFGEKYGFRYLDIYNHGYSVPVVKVDCNYKRSLRYGDRVIVETTYINTRAAKLKFEYKLYNAATGELVADGSSMQVFLDVEANSLQLTLPPFFEQWKREHGQL comes from the coding sequence ATGTACCCGACACTAACGGAAAAGGCCAATATACTGGTTAGGTTTAACGAAGCAGATCCGCTGGGAATAGTATGGCATGGTCACTACATACGCTATTTTGAAGATGGCCGTGAAGCTTTTGGAGAAAAGTATGGGTTCCGTTACCTCGATATATATAATCATGGTTATTCGGTGCCGGTAGTAAAGGTGGATTGTAATTACAAACGCTCTTTACGCTATGGCGACCGTGTGATAGTAGAAACCACCTATATAAATACCCGGGCAGCCAAACTGAAGTTTGAGTATAAGTTATACAATGCTGCCACCGGTGAACTGGTGGCGGACGGTAGTTCTATGCAGGTATTTCTTGATGTAGAGGCAAATTCATTACAACTGACCCTGCCTCCTTTTTTTGAGCAATGGAAAAGGGAGCATGGTCAGCTGTAG
- a CDS encoding methyltransferase: MELFSKETKTALQAQEAALRLAFAPIAFQATRALRDFGILEEISNSGPGGLTIEEVLEKVKLSRYAVRVLLEAGLGMELLIVSEQKKYSLTKTGYFIQHDRLTRINMDFSQDICYLGMNHLKESLQEGRPAGLKELGPWDTIYPGLPLLPPEIGKSWFDFDHYYSDLAFPQALKIVFANKPRTLLDIGGNTGKWTLACTKHDADVRVTMFDLPGEIEIAAQKMKDEGVADRVSFHEANILDESLPFPQGFDAIWMSQFLDCFSEAQIVSILKRCREALTENGTIYILEPFWNRQRFKSAAFSLQQTSLYFTAMANGNSQMYHTDDFFKCIADAGLRIVEENNELGLNYTLLKCQK; encoded by the coding sequence ATGGAGCTTTTTAGTAAAGAAACAAAGACAGCCCTACAGGCACAGGAAGCAGCACTGAGACTGGCATTTGCACCGATCGCATTTCAGGCCACCCGCGCATTGCGTGATTTTGGTATCCTGGAAGAGATCAGCAACAGTGGTCCTGGAGGCCTGACGATTGAAGAAGTGTTAGAGAAGGTAAAACTGTCTCGATACGCTGTACGTGTATTGCTGGAGGCTGGTCTGGGGATGGAATTGCTGATCGTGAGCGAACAGAAGAAGTATTCACTGACGAAGACAGGGTACTTTATTCAGCATGACAGGCTGACCCGTATCAATATGGATTTCTCCCAGGACATCTGTTACCTGGGTATGAACCACCTGAAGGAAAGTTTGCAGGAAGGCCGTCCGGCAGGTTTGAAAGAACTGGGTCCATGGGATACAATTTACCCGGGTTTACCGCTGTTGCCACCTGAAATAGGCAAGAGCTGGTTTGATTTTGACCACTATTATTCCGATCTCGCCTTTCCACAGGCACTGAAGATCGTATTTGCCAATAAACCCCGCACCCTGCTCGACATTGGCGGTAATACAGGGAAGTGGACACTGGCATGTACAAAACATGATGCAGATGTACGTGTAACCATGTTTGACCTGCCAGGTGAAATTGAAATTGCAGCGCAAAAAATGAAGGATGAGGGAGTAGCGGATCGTGTATCTTTCCATGAAGCGAATATCCTGGATGAAAGCCTGCCTTTCCCACAGGGATTCGATGCGATCTGGATGAGCCAGTTCCTTGACTGCTTCTCCGAAGCACAAATTGTATCTATCCTGAAACGTTGCCGCGAAGCACTGACAGAAAACGGTACGATCTATATCCTGGAACCATTCTGGAACAGGCAGCGTTTTAAATCAGCGGCATTTAGCCTGCAGCAAACCAGCCTATACTTTACCGCTATGGCCAATGGGAACAGTCAGATGTATCACACTGACGATTTCTTCAAATGCATTGCTGATGCAGGTTTGCGTATTGTAGAGGAAAATAACGAATTGGGCTTAAATTATACCCTCTTAAAGTGTCAAAAATGA
- a CDS encoding phosphopantetheine-binding protein: MEKLMATLKAQIVEQLNLQEVKPEDIGDDMPLFKDGLGLDSIDALELIVLLQQHYRIRIANPEKGPEIFYSVRTIADFITANQPQKQ; this comes from the coding sequence ATGGAAAAATTGATGGCTACACTCAAAGCCCAGATCGTAGAGCAACTGAACCTGCAGGAAGTAAAACCGGAGGACATCGGCGACGATATGCCCCTGTTCAAAGATGGCCTGGGCCTGGATTCCATCGATGCACTGGAACTGATTGTTCTGCTGCAACAGCATTACCGCATTCGTATTGCAAATCCTGAAAAGGGTCCTGAGATCTTTTATTCCGTGCGTACGATCGCCGATTTTATCACGGCGAACCAACCACAAAAACAATAG
- a CDS encoding beta-ketoacyl-[acyl-carrier-protein] synthase family protein — protein MSEHDVWVLGGGVICGIGNNVPECIASFRQMKPGMSTMQYLTSTHRDSFPVVEVKADNAALAVKSGLPAHISRTALLSAVAAKEAWESAQLGNIREYRVGLVSANTVGGMDKTEDFFAEYLQDNQSGRLRDVVNHECGSITELVADTLGIRHHVSTISTACSSSANAIMYGARLLKNNLVDVVIAGGTDALTRFTLNGFNTLMILDQQACRPFDDTRTGLNLGEGAGYIVMVSDAIAQKVDIHPWCRLTGYANANDAYHQTASSPDGIGNYLAMQQAMEMAGISPEDMSYINLHGTGTLNNDLSEGTAIQRLFGNAVPPVSSTKSFTGHTLGASGGIEAVFAAVAVKEGYLYPNARFSHQMKELHFSPVTVFSEGNVINNVMSNSFGFGGNCSSLVFSKEISA, from the coding sequence ATGAGCGAACACGATGTTTGGGTATTAGGCGGCGGTGTCATTTGCGGTATTGGTAACAACGTACCCGAATGTATTGCCTCTTTCCGGCAGATGAAGCCAGGTATGAGCACTATGCAATACCTGACCTCCACACATCGCGACAGCTTTCCGGTAGTAGAAGTAAAAGCTGACAATGCTGCGCTGGCTGTAAAGTCAGGGCTTCCGGCCCACATCAGCAGAACTGCGCTGCTTAGTGCAGTCGCTGCAAAGGAGGCATGGGAAAGTGCGCAACTAGGTAATATCCGCGAATACCGGGTAGGCCTCGTCTCTGCCAATACCGTGGGAGGTATGGATAAAACGGAAGACTTCTTCGCCGAATACCTGCAGGATAATCAATCCGGCAGATTGCGCGATGTAGTCAACCACGAATGCGGCAGCATCACTGAACTGGTAGCCGATACGCTTGGTATACGCCATCATGTATCTACGATCAGTACTGCCTGCTCCTCTTCAGCAAATGCTATTATGTATGGTGCCAGGTTGCTCAAAAACAACCTGGTAGACGTGGTAATAGCAGGGGGAACGGATGCCCTGACCCGCTTTACACTCAATGGCTTTAACACCCTCATGATCCTGGATCAGCAGGCTTGTCGTCCATTTGACGATACCCGCACTGGTCTGAATTTAGGAGAAGGTGCCGGCTATATCGTTATGGTGAGCGATGCCATTGCACAGAAAGTGGACATCCATCCCTGGTGCAGGCTTACCGGTTATGCCAATGCCAATGATGCTTATCACCAGACGGCTTCCTCACCTGATGGGATAGGAAACTACCTGGCGATGCAGCAGGCAATGGAAATGGCCGGGATCAGCCCGGAGGATATGAGTTATATCAACCTGCATGGTACTGGTACCCTCAACAACGATTTGTCAGAAGGTACAGCCATCCAGCGTTTATTTGGTAATGCGGTACCACCGGTAAGCAGTACCAAATCATTCACCGGCCATACACTGGGTGCCAGTGGAGGAATAGAAGCGGTATTTGCCGCAGTGGCTGTGAAAGAGGGCTACCTCTATCCAAATGCCAGGTTCAGCCATCAAATGAAAGAACTGCACTTTTCGCCTGTGACAGTATTTTCTGAAGGCAATGTGATCAACAATGTGATGTCAAACTCTTTTGGATTCGGCGGAAACTGTTCCAGCCTTGTCTTCTCGAAGGAAATTAGTGCGTAA
- a CDS encoding beta-ketoacyl-[acyl-carrier-protein] synthase family protein, with the protein MNRVVITGLGIYSCIGKNLEAVRDSLYKGKSGIILDPARKEFGYRSGLTGYVDRPDLKGMLDRRSRLMMPEQAEFAYMSTREALAMAGLDQDYLEKKEVGLLFGNDSSSKPVIEATDIMREKKDTMLVGSGSVFQTMNSTINMNLATIFKLKGINFSVSAACASGSHAIGLGYMFIRNGMQDCVICGGAQEINIYSMGNFDGIAAFSVREKEPAKASRPFDKDRDGLVPSGGGATVILESLESAQRRGATILGELIGYGFSSNGAHISNPTIEGPVRSLEIALKDAGLKPSDVEYINAHATSTIAGDASEAAAIDQVFGESRPYVSSTKSMTGHECWMAGASEIVYSMLMMQNGFIAPNINLENPDGAAARLNIADTTINKDFNIFLSNSFGFGGTNSSLIVRKWNNE; encoded by the coding sequence ATGAACAGAGTTGTGATCACCGGATTGGGGATTTATTCCTGTATAGGGAAAAACCTGGAAGCTGTAAGAGACTCATTATATAAAGGTAAATCTGGCATTATTCTGGATCCTGCCAGGAAAGAATTTGGGTATCGCTCAGGCTTGACTGGTTATGTAGACCGTCCGGATCTGAAAGGTATGCTGGATCGTCGTTCCCGGTTGATGATGCCGGAGCAGGCGGAATTTGCTTACATGAGTACCCGTGAAGCGTTGGCTATGGCTGGTCTGGACCAGGATTACCTGGAAAAGAAGGAAGTAGGGCTGCTGTTTGGTAACGATAGTTCTTCCAAACCTGTGATAGAGGCGACGGATATCATGCGTGAAAAGAAAGATACCATGCTGGTAGGTTCCGGTTCTGTATTCCAGACCATGAACTCTACGATCAATATGAACCTGGCCACCATCTTCAAACTGAAAGGTATTAATTTCAGTGTGAGTGCGGCTTGTGCCAGTGGTTCCCATGCTATTGGCCTGGGTTATATGTTCATCCGCAATGGTATGCAGGACTGTGTGATTTGTGGTGGTGCGCAGGAGATCAATATTTACTCCATGGGTAATTTTGATGGTATTGCGGCCTTTTCAGTAAGGGAAAAAGAGCCTGCAAAGGCGAGCCGTCCGTTCGATAAAGACAGGGATGGCCTGGTACCCAGTGGTGGTGGGGCTACCGTGATTCTGGAAAGCCTGGAATCAGCGCAGCGCCGTGGGGCGACTATCCTGGGGGAGCTGATTGGTTACGGATTCTCATCCAATGGGGCACACATTTCTAATCCTACCATCGAAGGCCCCGTGCGTTCCCTGGAGATTGCGCTGAAAGATGCGGGTTTAAAACCATCTGATGTGGAATACATCAATGCGCATGCGACCAGTACGATTGCCGGTGATGCCAGCGAAGCAGCGGCTATTGACCAGGTGTTTGGAGAGAGCAGGCCTTATGTAAGCTCCACCAAATCTATGACGGGGCATGAGTGCTGGATGGCAGGTGCGAGTGAGATCGTTTATTCCATGCTGATGATGCAAAATGGGTTCATTGCACCGAATATTAACCTGGAAAATCCGGATGGGGCGGCGGCCAGATTAAATATAGCTGACACTACTATTAATAAAGATTTTAATATATTTTTGTCTAATTCTTTTGGATTTGGAGGAACAAATTCCTCGCTGATAGTCCGCAAGTGGAATAATGAATAG
- a CDS encoding polysaccharide deacetylase family protein has translation MLTHRNTNIALIALIALFLWLSLPWWAFVLLFIPYSGALVWGAMQIRSGFFLKAVCAADTSEKVVALTFDDGPLTAFTPQILDILHKAQAPAAFFCIGNRIAGQEALLKRIDTEGHVIGNHSFSHHFWFDLFPASRMLAELQQVDTAVEQVTGKRPRLFRPPYGVTNPNVRRAVQRGKYTAVGWNIRSLDTVAKQADELMNRILSGLKPGAVILMHDSIPLTVAILPSLIAHIREQGYTIKRIDQLLNIPAYA, from the coding sequence ATGCTGACACACCGGAATACAAATATCGCCCTGATTGCACTTATTGCACTGTTTCTATGGCTGTCACTGCCATGGTGGGCATTTGTACTGTTGTTCATTCCTTATTCCGGCGCACTCGTATGGGGTGCTATGCAGATCCGGTCAGGTTTTTTCCTGAAAGCAGTATGTGCTGCTGATACTTCAGAGAAAGTAGTGGCCCTTACATTTGACGATGGGCCCCTCACAGCGTTTACCCCTCAAATACTTGATATCTTACACAAAGCACAGGCGCCTGCAGCTTTCTTTTGCATTGGCAACAGGATAGCCGGACAGGAAGCCCTGCTGAAAAGAATAGATACAGAAGGTCATGTGATAGGCAATCATAGTTTTTCACATCACTTCTGGTTCGACTTATTCCCTGCTTCCAGAATGCTGGCAGAGTTGCAACAGGTCGATACTGCCGTTGAGCAGGTGACAGGCAAAAGGCCAAGGCTTTTCCGCCCTCCGTATGGGGTGACGAACCCTAATGTGCGGAGGGCTGTACAGAGAGGAAAATATACAGCTGTTGGCTGGAATATCCGTTCACTGGATACTGTAGCCAAACAGGCGGATGAACTGATGAACAGAATTTTGTCCGGCCTGAAACCCGGCGCTGTCATCCTTATGCACGATTCAATACCCCTTACAGTAGCAATACTGCCGTCATTGATCGCGCATATTCGTGAACAGGGATATACTATCAAAAGAATTGATCAATTACTAAATATACCCGCATATGCGTAG
- a CDS encoding beta-ketoacyl synthase chain length factor: MNIYINGTGCVSPLETAVEGRLPSAAPVFDNVRLKAAEPDYKQWIDIKMIRRMSRVIKMGVAAAQLSLREAGIKKPEGIITGTAYGCLDDTGVFLTKMINQQEEMLTPTAFIQSTHNTVAGQIALLLECHAYNNTFVHKGFSFEHTLIDSIMQLREGKISNILAGAMDELTNHSFNILSRFNLFKHTAAGEGAACFVLSTEKGPNAVAKLKGVSVLYKPGSFEEVAADIVGFLAAHNCSQEDVDLVITGRNGDPVGDAWYEHVENNVFPSLPVAHFKHLCGEYPTAGAFGTWMASRIIASQEVTPAVLFKGNPPSAIKRVLLYNHHDASHHSMILLSIC; the protein is encoded by the coding sequence ATGAACATTTATATCAACGGAACGGGTTGTGTATCGCCGCTGGAGACAGCGGTGGAAGGGCGTTTGCCCTCGGCCGCACCTGTGTTTGACAATGTCCGTCTCAAAGCGGCAGAACCTGATTACAAACAATGGATCGACATTAAGATGATCCGCAGGATGAGCCGTGTCATTAAAATGGGCGTAGCCGCAGCACAACTGAGCCTCCGGGAAGCAGGTATTAAAAAACCGGAAGGGATCATCACCGGCACTGCTTATGGTTGCCTGGATGATACAGGTGTGTTCCTCACCAAGATGATTAACCAGCAGGAGGAAATGCTGACACCTACCGCTTTCATTCAGTCTACCCACAATACAGTGGCCGGCCAGATCGCGCTCCTCCTGGAATGTCATGCTTACAACAATACTTTCGTACATAAAGGTTTTTCCTTTGAGCATACGCTCATTGACAGCATCATGCAGCTGCGCGAGGGAAAGATCTCCAATATACTGGCAGGAGCGATGGATGAGCTGACCAATCACAGTTTCAACATCCTCTCCCGCTTCAATTTATTTAAACACACGGCTGCCGGCGAAGGTGCGGCCTGCTTTGTGTTGAGTACAGAGAAAGGTCCTAATGCCGTTGCCAAACTGAAAGGAGTATCTGTGTTATATAAACCAGGTTCTTTTGAAGAAGTAGCTGCTGATATCGTTGGTTTCCTTGCAGCCCACAATTGCAGCCAGGAAGATGTAGACCTGGTAATTACAGGTCGTAACGGAGATCCGGTAGGTGATGCATGGTATGAGCATGTGGAAAACAATGTATTTCCTTCATTGCCTGTTGCTCATTTTAAGCATCTGTGTGGAGAATATCCAACTGCGGGTGCATTTGGTACCTGGATGGCCAGCAGGATCATTGCCAGCCAGGAAGTAACACCAGCAGTGTTATTCAAAGGCAATCCACCGTCGGCCATTAAAAGGGTACTGTTATACAATCATCACGATGCCTCGCATCACTCGATGATCCTCTTATCTATATGCTGA
- a CDS encoding phosphopantetheine-binding protein yields MDKKEIIQTTNAFLVEEFEADLASLTPDANLKATLDLDSLDYIDLVVVIENNFGFKVNPEDFQGIITFQDFYDYVANRLKQKELV; encoded by the coding sequence ATGGATAAGAAAGAGATTATACAAACGACGAATGCATTCCTCGTGGAGGAATTTGAGGCGGACCTGGCATCGCTGACGCCTGATGCTAACCTGAAGGCTACCCTGGACCTGGATAGCCTGGACTACATTGACCTGGTGGTTGTGATTGAAAACAATTTCGGCTTCAAGGTAAACCCTGAAGATTTCCAGGGTATTATTACCTTCCAGGATTTTTATGACTATGTAGCCAATCGTCTTAAACAAAAAGAACTGGTATAA